The Nostoc sp. PCC 7524 nucleotide sequence TGATGCTGTGCGTAGCCACACTTGCCGCCGCAGTCTAGGACCAGGCACAGATTGTATTAATTCAGGAGCACTATCTAAATCCATGCCAATCAACGACATATCGATGACATCTACCTCTGTAGACTCACCTGTGAGTAATTCTAAGTGCCTTGTGGGTGAGCCGTCACCAAGTAGTAGTAGTTGCCAAGTTGGTGCTAGCTGTGTGTGAGGTAAACTTTTTTTGATTACTTCTTCCCCACCTTGCCAAATTGGCGTGAGGCGATGCCACGCTGCTGGCAGTATTGATTTGTTCCCTGAACTAAAAATGGCAGTCAATGTTCTTTACAAAAGTTTACTTATCTCTATGAAAGCACAAAAAATTAGAATTATGTCCATAGCCACTTAGTTGATAGTCAATAAATAAGTGTTTTAGGGGCATAAAGCTATAGGGGCAAGAAAGGATGTACCTCTATCTCCCCCACTAGCCCCAAAAATATCTATTCCAACAATCTCAAGCTGTTGACTATTGACTGGTAAAAAATGCGGATGGCGAGACTCGAACTCGCAAGGCAAAGCCACACGCCCCTCAAACGTGCGCGTATACCAATTCCGCCACATCCGCATGAGTTTCACGAATATTAAATATAGCATAAAAATGACTAATAAATAAAAACAAGCAGCAAATTAGCCAACTTTATCAAAACTTTAATTTTGCTGTATCACAAATTTCCCGAAGGCGGATACCAGACTGACAGAAATGTAGTATCTCCACAAGTGATATTAAAAGGGGTGTAGTTAGTGCTGAGTTGTGAGTCAAGATTACAAAGTGAATAACCCCACTCAGAACGCTGCTCACGCCCCGCTCTGCTGACAGCACTCTTTACTCAGAACTACGGTTGTGCATTCTACTCTAGTTGAGGCTGGTAAATCTCCTGTCATAATTTGAAATGAAGCAATCGCGCTGTTGCAAATTAGATGGGTGACAATTTCTATCTACTGGTACTGATATCAAAGCTCGAAAATGAAGTTTGACAAAATATTAATTGCCAATCGGGGAGAAATCGCCCTTCGCATTCTCCGCGCCTGTGAAGAAATGGGAATTGCGACGATCGCGGTTCACTCCACTGTTGACCGGAATGCGCTCCATGTCCAACTTGCTGATGAAGCAGTTTGTATCGGGGAACCTGCTAGCGGTAAGAGTTATTTGAATATTCCCAATATTATTGCTGCGGCTTTAACACGCAATGCCAGTGCCATTCATCCTGGCTATGGTTTTTTGTCGGAAAATGCCAAGTTTGCAGAAATTTGTGCCGACCATCATATTGCTTTTATCGGCCCGACTCCCGAAGCGATCAGGTTGATGGGGGATAAATCCACTGCTAAGGAAACGATGCAAAAGGCAGGTGTTCCTACTGTTCCAGGTAGTGATGGACTGGTAGAAACAGAGCAAGAGGGATTAGCGATCGCTAAAGATATTGGCTACCCAGTCATGATTAAAGCCACAGCAGGTGGTGGTGGTAGGGGTATGCGCTTAGTGCGATCGGAAGATGAATTTGTCAAACTGTTTTTAGCTGCCCAAGGTGAAGCAGGTGCAGCCTTTGGCAATGCTGGCGTTTATATCGAAAAATTTATCGAACGTCCCCGCCACATTGAATTTCAAATTTTGGCGGATAATTACGGCAACGTCATCCATCTAGGTGAACGGGATTGCTCAATTCAACGCCGCAACCAAAAGCTACTAGAAGAATCTCCCAGTCCTGCACTTGACTCAGACCTCCGGGAAAAAATGGGACAAGCCGCAGTGAAAGCTGCCCAGTTCATTAACTACACCGGAGCAGGTACTATTGAGTTTCTCTTAGATAAATCCGGTAACTTTTACTTTATGGAAATGAACACCCGGATTCAGGTGGAACATCCTGTGACAGAGATGGTAACTGGGGTGGACTTGCTAGTGGAACAAATTAGAATTGCCCAAGGGGAAAGACTGCGGCTAACTCAAGACCAAGTGGTTTTGAGGGGTCATGCGATCGAATGCCGGATTAACGCCGAAGACCCCGATCATGATTTTCGTCCCGCCCCTGGACGTATCAGTGGTTATCTCCCCCCTGGCGGTCCCGGTGTGCGAATTGATTCCCACGTTTACACCGATTACCAAATTCCCCCTTACTATGACTCACTGATTGGTAAATTAATTGTTTGGGGACCGGATCGCGCAACTGCGATTAATCGCATGAAACGCGCTTTAAGAGAGTGTGCCATCACCGGACTACCTACAACGATTGGATTCCATCAAAAAATCATGGAAAACCATCAGTTTTTAGAAGGTAATGTTTACACGAATTTTATTCAGGAAATGAAACTTTAGGGACTGGGGACTCGGAAGTAGAAAGGTAAAGGGTAAAGCGTAAAAGGCTGAGATCTTATTTTCAGGTGGGGTTGCAAAGTCATTTGTAGCCCCTTAACAGAAGCGTTAGTCCGTCCATCAAAATTAGGGGTTTGATCCATCACACATCCATCACATAATCGATCTGGTAGACTTAAGGCATTGATTGGGCTAAGTTGACCTATGACTATTACGATCAACCAACCAATACAACAGAAGCCACTTAGCTTTGACGAGTTTATCGGCCGTTATGGTGGTGATAACCGCTATGAACTCATCGATGGAGAAGTGTTTGACTTGGAACCAACAGGAAAGCATGAAGAGGTTGCAGCCTTCATTACCGCAAAGTTATGTGTCCAGATGGACGGAACAGGCTTACCTTGGTTTGTCCTTCAGCGAGGACTATTGCGCCCTTCTAACATTGGTATGACAGCATTTCGACCTGATGTTGCAGTTGTTGATCGAGATGAACTTAGCAAAGAACTGCTTTGGTCTGAGCAGTCGATCCTGACCCTGGGCAGTTCGATTAAATTTGTGGCGGAAGTTGTTAGTAGCAACTGGCAAAATGATTATGCCCGTAAGGTTGAAGAATACGCGGTTTTAGGCATTCCCGAATATTGGATTGCAGACTACGCAGGTAATGGTGGTACTCGATACATTGGGAAGCCCAAACAACCGACCCTCTCTATTTGTGCGCTAATGAATGGGGAGTATGACATTCAGCAATTTCGGGGAAATCAAACCATCAACTCTTTAACCTTCCCAAATTTAAAACTTACGGCTGAACAGGTTTTGAGGGCTGGTAGGTAAAATTGCCATGTTTGATTAACCTCAATGTGAGATCGATATGTATTAGAGCGATCGCTGCTTCTAAGCGATTTGCTCAGGCTGATCCTCTTCATGCAGAGAGTGATCGCCGCTTCTGTTGAGAATAAGGCGATCGCTTTGTTACCTGCACTAAGGCATCATAGCCATTCTAAAAACTGATGCCCAGTTTTTAACTGACACGAGACATCATAGTCAGTAAACCTTGCTGACCTAAGAGAATTTCTCGTAGCAAACTAAAGATACCCACCCAAATAATTGGGGTAATGTCAACTCCACCTATGGGGGATACCAATTTTCGCAAAGGAATTAAAAATGGTTCGGTTGGCCAGGCAATCAGATTAAAAGGCAACCGATTCAAATCCACCTGGGGATACCAAGTGAGAATGATGCGGAAAATGAATAAGAACGTCATTAACCCCAGCAAAGGGCCGAGAATCCAAACAGTCAGGTTAACAGCAGTCATGGACTTGATCTGAGCTACTATTTGTGGACAGAGAAAAAACTGCGAGCAGAAGCTGAAAGTTTTAAGCTTTGTAAAGCATTCTCTCTCTAAATTTTAACCAAATACTGTCACTGATCAGCGAGTATCAAAAAGCGACTAAACTCAAGACTTCATTCAATCTGGCATAGTTTTCCCTACTTTCTCTAAAACTATAGCCTGTAACCTGTCCCTATTCCCTTGCAAAATCATAGGCTTCTCAAGGATGTGATACACCATTAGAATTATGATGAAGTGTGTAAAAAAAGGTTGAGATCCATGACACCATCTTTAGCAAACTTTCTTTGGAGTCTAGCTTGGGGTACTGCTATTGTTGTTATCCCTGCCACCGTTGGTTTAATTTTCATCAGCCAAAAAGATAAAATCCAACGTTCCTAGTGGTGGTGAGAGTTTTGTTGACTCTCTCCAGTTTTTGTCTGTCAGCGATCGCCTGTACCAAAAGCAAAAATTTTGAGCATCGGGAGCAGGATATACTAAGCTGACAGACTTCAGCATTTTTAGCTTGCGGTAAATAGCTTCAGAGCTTCTTTGCCAGATGCTTTGAAGCTTCAATATTATTAATGTGATTGTTTAGAGTAGTGATTTTAAGTGTGACTCGTTAACATAGATTTGATATTGGGAAAAGAACAATGCTAAATTTTGGGCTGAACTCAGCCAGTGTTCTGGCTCAGGTGAATTTTGGGACGAACTCAGCCAGTATTCTAGGAATTTTCCTGGCTGTGGCTGGGGCAGCACTGTATTTTCTCCGGACTGTGCGTCCAGAACTGTCAAGGGATCAAGATATCTTCTTTGCGGCTGTGGGCTTACTGTGCGGCTTTATTCTCATCTTCCAAGGATGGCGCTTAGACCCAATTTTGCAATTTGGCCAGCTGCTATTAGTGGGGACAACTGTATTTTTTGCGGTTGAAAGTATTCGTTTGCGAAGTATTGCTACCCAACAAGCCAAGCGTAATACTCCGATTGTGGATGAAGAACGTCCAGTCAGCAATCGCTATTCATATAATCGGCGTGGATACGAGGCTGAAGTTGAATCAGACTTAGAACCACTGCCTTATCAAGAGGAAGAAGAGGAAGAACGACCTGTACGTGCTAGGATTCGCCCTAGTAGAGATGACCGCTCCTCTCGTGATGACTATTATGAGGAACAACCCCCACGTCGTGATCGCCGCCCCAGTAGTGACAGACAACCACCAACAGATAAAAGTCGTCGCCGTTCTAGCCGTTCTGCCAGTCGTCCTACTGACAGGTATGAACAAGAAGACTGGGGTGCTTCTTCTAGGGAAGTAGTGGATGATTGGGAAAGTTCCAGTCGAGAAAACAGAAAACCTTCTCGTCGCACTAATGACACTTCCTCACGCTCAGACATGAACGAGGATACCCCACCCAGACCAAGAAAACGCCGTCCACCAGCTGATACTACTCCTCGCAGACCCATAGAAGATGATGATGCAATCCCAACTGATTACGTACCGTATAAACCGATAGATGTATCAGATGAAGAATCTGATAATTCTACCGATTTTGAGGATGTATAAAGTGGTCGGGATAGATGTAAGCTTAGAGGCGATGGCAAAAAATAAATAGTTGAGGTGAAAAAGTTTACTTCTCAGTTTTGGCTCCAAAGACCAATTCATTGGAGCCTGGTTTTTACCTTGGTAGGGTTACTAGGCTCTTGTGGCTCAGGTGATATTCCTCTTGGCCCTACTTCCCTCAATAGTCGCTACACAGAAGAGCAACCAGCCTTAAGTGGTAATGGTCGCTTTTTAGCGTTTATTTCCAATCGCAATGGTAGTCATCAATTACTGGTGTATGATTTACAACAGCAAAGTTTTATGCCGACACCAGGGTTAAATCGGCGCGAGACAATTATTGAAAGTCCAAGTCTCAGTTACACGGGGCGTTATATTGCTTACCTTACCAGCGACCAAGGTAGGCCAGTAGTAGCACTTTACGATCGCGCCACACAACAATCACAAATTGTCACCCCAACTTATCGCGGTTGGGTCAGAAATCCTGGTATTAGTCCAGATGGGCGTTATATTGTTTTTGAAACTGCCGCCCGTGGACAGTGGGATATTGAAGTTCTCGATAGAGGGCCGAATGTTGAGTTAGATATTCCCAATGGTGCAACTGTAACTCCTGCTGAGTAGGGGAGTGGGGAGTGCGGGGAGATGAGGAAGTGGGGGGAGATGAGGGAGAACTAATAACTATTGCCTATTGCAAGAGTGCCTATTGCCTATTATTGACTAATGACTAAACGTATTTTTATTCCTATATTTGCTTGTGCAACTTTATTGAGTGGTTGTTTTGGCTATCCCCGGTTGGTGAGTTATCCCTTTGATCCGGGAGGGAGGGGTATCAACAGCCTTGCTTCGGAACTCAATCCACAAACTTCTGGTAGATATATTGTGTTTACAAGCGATCGCCGGGGTAGCCAGGATGTTTATATGTTTGATACCCTGACGCGCAATTTAATTGATTTACCAGGGTTAAATGCTTTAGATACAATTGCCTCTCATCCTAGCGTTTCTGATAGTGGTCGTTATATTGTGTTTGCGGCTAGTCGTCAGGGGCGATCGGCGATTTTTCTTTATGATCGGGAAACACGCCAATCACGAAACTTGACTGCTAACCTCCAAGCAGAAGTTCGCAACCCTACCATTAGTGCTGATGGTAGTAGGATTGCTTTTGAGTTTAGCAATAACGGACAGTGGGATATTTCAGTTTATGACCGTTTTGGGCAACCCCTGAATATCCCTCAAGATCCTCGATGAGGCTGGGGATTGGGGATTGGGGATTGGGGGCTGGGGATTGGGGACTGGGGGAAATATAATCTACCTGTCTCCTATGCTGTGGGAAGCTGACGCTACATCTCCCTACTCTCCACTCCCTTCCACCTGTTTTACAGCTTCAATAAGCGATCGCACTTGTTCTGTTCCCTCAGATGGCTCAAATGAGAGGGGGAATTTGCCTTTGGCAATCATGCGTAAGCCTAAAGGAACAAGACTGAGTAAACCTCTCAAGTCTTTGAAATAGTTACCGACTACTTGTACACCAAATTGTCTTTCATCAATCCAGCCACCTGCTTTGACTAACTCTACTAAGACTTTGCGGTGACGAATTGAGCGACTGTCACTAGCTTGCTTGTGGGTGAGAATTTCTTGTTTAATTTTGGTGATTTGTTCTAATGGTGCTACTTCCATTGGACACACGGCATCGCAGTAGAGACAACGGGTACAACCCCAAACTCCTTTAGTACCTTCGTTGTAATTTTCTAGGCGATTGGTGGTATCACTGTCCCGGGAATCGGCAACCATGCGGTAGGCTTTGGCGAGGGCGTGGGGACCGACAAAATCAGGATCAACTTCACGGGCATTGCATTCAGAGTAGCAAGCACCGCACATAATACAGTTACCAGTTTGATCCAGAAGCGATCGCTCTTGGGGTGTTTGCAAAAATTCTCTTTCTGGGACTTGTCTGGCGGCTGTACTCACATAGGGAGCCACGGCTTCTAAATTATTCCAAAAACTATTCATATCTACGACTAAATCCTTAATCACCGGCATATTGCCTAGGGGTGCGATCGTAATTTCTGGAATAGCATTTGTGGATTTTCGCAATCTGGCGAGTTCACTGCCGACATTTTCCTTACAAGCTAAAGCAGAACGGCCATTAATTCGCATCGCACAACTACCACAAATGGTATTACGGCAATTTTTGCGAAATGCTAATGTTCCATCTTGCTCCCACTTAATGCGATTGAGGCAATCCAAAATGGTATTGCCTGGTTCTGTGTCTAAGCGGTAAGTTTGGACAACAGGGGCAGAATTTTGTTGTTGTCGAATAATTTTATAAATAACTTCCATTGTCACCAACCAAAGTCTTAAAATTGCTTCATCAGCCTCATAAATCTTGAGTAAAGGCTGGTGGTTGCCAAAAATGAGCTATACTTGTTGCCTCTAATTCCCAGACTGGTGCTAATAGGCTGATCATCAAAGAGCAACTGATTATAGTCTAAGGATAACCATTAAAATTTTAGTTGTATTAAGTGCGGAGACAAGATTTATATTTCCATATCAGTCAAGATCCAAAAAACCATCGTCGATTGTGATTTAGTTCACTTGTTGAGGAGCCTCAGTAAAGAGAATTTACCAGACCATGAATATACTTTTATCTGCTATATGGGAACTATAGCCAAAATAAATGCTGTTTAGGTTAGCCTGACAACGTGCATCCAACCTCTGCGATCGCCACAGGTTGTAAAAAACCCTTCAATAGTTGCTAATTGCTAATTTTTTGGTTCTTCAGAAGCTTCAAAGCTGATAATAAACTTCTGGTCATCGAATCAAGTCCTTGACAGATGTGGAGAATTTTATTCTTCCCACAGACAGACGTACATAAAAGACAAAAGCTTTTGAGCTAGGGATAATCAGCCAGAAGGTTCATACCCATAGTTTTTTCTCTGGACTCAATCAAGAAAATCACAGGATATAACTCATTCATCAAAACTACTCATCTCAATTTTGATTAATTTTTATAAAAGTCATACAGCAATCATCACTAGAGTCATAAACTGCCAGGAAAATCCTCACCGCTTTTTGTCTCTAGGAGCTAGTGGATTTAGATAAAACTTTACCTGCAAGTTAAATTTAAAAATAAACAATTATTTTGCTATTATTAGTCCATGCTAGTATTTAATATAAAATTACGAAGTAACAAAACCAGAATCAATAGTCGTACAAGTGCGGCTAACACTGCTTAGTTTCTTCGTAATCTAGAGGCAATTTCATGTCTCGACAGGCAGGACAAAAGGGTGTATGTCCGTAAGACCATATTCAAATACCATGCTGTCCTCCGCTTAAGAGTAAGCTTAGGGAAAACCTGACACCTCAAAGGCGATAAAGGCAAGGACTGCAAGTGGGAAAGCTGCAATTTCTTTGGTCTACAACTTATTTGTAAAAGTAAGACCAAAAGAGAAAATAATCGCATTTTCCATAGTGAATCATGGTTTAAAATGCCGTAATATCACCGAAAATAATAGCTGTTAACCTCCTGACCTTTCAATTGTTATGGTCATCCATAGTAAAGGTACTTGGGGTTAATATCAGCAGAAATTCACCCTGAATATGTAAGTCCCCAGTAGCTTTGTACAGATGCGAAAAAGTCAAATACTGGTGTGAAACGACATAATTTATCAGTTTGGAGAGAGTAAGGAAAATTTGAGCATAATGACTGAAACTGCAACCGCGCCTTTAACTGGAAAAGCACTGCTGGCTAAGGTAAAAGAACTTTCTAATTTACCGCGTAGAGAAAGAGCCAAGCAGTGTGGCTATTACACTGTTACTAAGAATAATCAAGTTCGCGTCAATCTCACTGATTTTTATGATGCTTTGCTATCGGCTAGAGGAATTCCTCTCAGTCCAGAAGCACCAAAAGATGGTCGTGGTCGTGAACCGACATATCGCGTTAGTGTTCATCAAAATGGTCAAATTGTCATTGGTGCTACTTACACCAAAGCAATGGGACTAAAACCCGGTGATGAGTTTGAAATTAGATTGGGATACAAGCACATTCACTTGATTCAACTCGGTGAAAGTGATAAGAAAGAAATTTCAGCAGATATGGATGCTGAAGAATCCGAAGAAGATTTGGAAGACGAAGAGTAAATTTTCTGATGGTAGGGGTGAGTTGCGGCTGAATGCTGGATAACTTATCCCTAACTTCCGAGAAAACTTGTATTCCCAATTAAATAATTTTATCTAACGCAAAAATTACGATTAGACCCCTTGCAGAAGTCCCCAGTTTTGGTAGAGTCTTGATAAGTAAGCAAGACATTTATTCTGCAAGAAGTCTATCGTGCTTTTTTTGTATAGTCTGACAAATTTATTGCAGCCATCCATCAACAATCTACTGGCATTGATGCGAAATGCACCAGTAATAGTTGTATTGATGGCGTTTTTTATTGGCTGGATAGGTTTTTGGCTACCAATTGCCGTAATTTCCCTAAAACTCCTGCATTGGCAACCAATAAAACCGTTACAACCAGAGCAAAAATTACCATTAATTGTTTCACTATACCTATTAGCGCCTTTTATTCTGTGGGGAGTTATTTGGCTGACTAATAGCTCTTTTTCAGAATATGGATTTGCTGATCATCTTGCTATGGTCAGTTCCTTCGCGCTAGGTTTCAGTTTAGGGTTACTTAGTATAGCTATTTTATTTACTTGCCAATCTTGGTTGGGTTGGTGCAGTTTTGAAAAACCAAACATCAAGCAACTAGCAGCTATCTGTTTACCTATTTTATTGATAGCCTTGTTGGTTGGAGGTATAGAAGAATTAGTTTTTCGTGGTTTTCTGTTAACTGAACTCGAACGAGATTATCCTCTATGGTTAGCAGCAGTTATTTCTAGCCTGATTTTTGCCGTTTTACACTTGGTTTGGGAACAACGAGAAACTATCCCACAGCTACCGGGATTGTGGTTATTGGGAATGATGCTGGTGTTGGCGAGGATCAGCGATCGCAATAACTTAGGTATAGCCTGGGGATTACATTCAGCTTTAGTATGGGCGATCGCATCTATAGATACAGCCCAATTAGTCACTTACACAGGTACAGTCTCCGAGTGGTGGACTGGTAAAAATAAAAAACCCCTAGCTGGGGTGACAGGAATTATATGTATTTTAGGAACTGGTTTAATTCTGTGGTTATTATTTTGAATTTTGTATGATGCGACGATGCTCCGCCCTAGGCGATCGCGTCCTAAAATTTATCAACGCGATCGCTAATTTGTTCATTTCCTAACTAATTAAACCAATGACTGCATTAACCATACGATGGGTAATGGGCAAACTATCTACTACCATAGCCAAACATAACAGCATCATGTAAGAGATGGAGTAAAGAAATACATCTCTAGCTACAGTGCGATCTTCAGGGTTGTGTAACAAACACCAAGACTTACGGATAAATAATCCTCCCAATCCAGCAGCAAATGAGGCGTAGACAATCCCGCTAGCGTGTAGAGGAAAAACCAATAACAGTGTTGCTACTACTGTAATTAGTGTGTAATACCAAATTTGCTTGACGGTGACTGTAGCACCTTCCACTACAGGTAACATCGGAATGCCAACCTTAGCGTAGTCATCACGAATCATGAGTGCTAAAGCCCAGAAATGGGGCGGTGTCCACAAAAAGACGATTGCAAAAATTAACCATGCTGCCCAGCTTAAAGTACCTGTAACGGCTGCCCAGCCTACTAATGCTGGAATAGCACCAGCTGCGCCACCAATGACAATATTTTGGGTACTATGACGTTTTAACCAATGGGTGTAGACCAAAACATAAAAAATAATGCCGGATAATGCCAGCAAAGCGGCTAGGAGATTGGCAAATACTGTGAGGAGGGTAAAAGAAAGTATGGCCAGAGCGATTGCAAAAATCAGCGCATCACGGGGCTGAACCCTACCGGAAGGCATAGGACGATGGCGCGTCCGTTCCATATCATAATCAATATCCCGGTCATAGATACAGTTAATGGTTTGGGCGCTAGCCGCGGCCAAAGTCCCGCCAGTCAAAGTTACTAACAATAACAATGGATCTACTTGCCCATTGGCAG carries:
- a CDS encoding heme o synthase gives rise to the protein MIETNVSRHHETFLQVIHSYYQLTKPRIIPLLLITTAGSMWIAANGQVDPLLLLVTLTGGTLAAASAQTINCIYDRDIDYDMERTRHRPMPSGRVQPRDALIFAIALAILSFTLLTVFANLLAALLALSGIIFYVLVYTHWLKRHSTQNIVIGGAAGAIPALVGWAAVTGTLSWAAWLIFAIVFLWTPPHFWALALMIRDDYAKVGIPMLPVVEGATVTVKQIWYYTLITVVATLLLVFPLHASGIVYASFAAGLGGLFIRKSWCLLHNPEDRTVARDVFLYSISYMMLLCLAMVVDSLPITHRMVNAVIGLIS
- a CDS encoding Ycf66 family protein — translated: MLNFGLNSASVLAQVNFGTNSASILGIFLAVAGAALYFLRTVRPELSRDQDIFFAAVGLLCGFILIFQGWRLDPILQFGQLLLVGTTVFFAVESIRLRSIATQQAKRNTPIVDEERPVSNRYSYNRRGYEAEVESDLEPLPYQEEEEEERPVRARIRPSRDDRSSRDDYYEEQPPRRDRRPSSDRQPPTDKSRRRSSRSASRPTDRYEQEDWGASSREVVDDWESSSRENRKPSRRTNDTSSRSDMNEDTPPRPRKRRPPADTTPRRPIEDDDAIPTDYVPYKPIDVSDEESDNSTDFEDV
- a CDS encoding TolB family protein; amino-acid sequence: MTKRIFIPIFACATLLSGCFGYPRLVSYPFDPGGRGINSLASELNPQTSGRYIVFTSDRRGSQDVYMFDTLTRNLIDLPGLNALDTIASHPSVSDSGRYIVFAASRQGRSAIFLYDRETRQSRNLTANLQAEVRNPTISADGSRIAFEFSNNGQWDISVYDRFGQPLNIPQDPR
- a CDS encoding chorismate lyase — translated: MTAIFSSGNKSILPAAWHRLTPIWQGGEEVIKKSLPHTQLAPTWQLLLLGDGSPTRHLELLTGESTEVDVIDMSLIGMDLDSAPELIQSVPGPRLRRQVWLRTASGQRLAYATSWWEASHIDEYLQNRSLTIWASLARLRTELYRDVRGIHYGYSDALQTGFGVDGPFWGRHYLFWHHGEPLTLIYEVFSPYLTKYLGPMQLSGNHSKV
- the psbX gene encoding photosystem II reaction center X protein, producing the protein MTPSLANFLWSLAWGTAIVVIPATVGLIFISQKDKIQRS
- a CDS encoding CPBP family intramembrane glutamic endopeptidase, with amino-acid sequence MRNAPVIVVLMAFFIGWIGFWLPIAVISLKLLHWQPIKPLQPEQKLPLIVSLYLLAPFILWGVIWLTNSSFSEYGFADHLAMVSSFALGFSLGLLSIAILFTCQSWLGWCSFEKPNIKQLAAICLPILLIALLVGGIEELVFRGFLLTELERDYPLWLAAVISSLIFAVLHLVWEQRETIPQLPGLWLLGMMLVLARISDRNNLGIAWGLHSALVWAIASIDTAQLVTYTGTVSEWWTGKNKKPLAGVTGIICILGTGLILWLLF
- a CDS encoding AbrB family transcriptional regulator gives rise to the protein MTETATAPLTGKALLAKVKELSNLPRRERAKQCGYYTVTKNNQVRVNLTDFYDALLSARGIPLSPEAPKDGRGREPTYRVSVHQNGQIVIGATYTKAMGLKPGDEFEIRLGYKHIHLIQLGESDKKEISADMDAEESEEDLEDEE
- a CDS encoding TolB family protein; this translates as MKKFTSQFWLQRPIHWSLVFTLVGLLGSCGSGDIPLGPTSLNSRYTEEQPALSGNGRFLAFISNRNGSHQLLVYDLQQQSFMPTPGLNRRETIIESPSLSYTGRYIAYLTSDQGRPVVALYDRATQQSQIVTPTYRGWVRNPGISPDGRYIVFETAARGQWDIEVLDRGPNVELDIPNGATVTPAE
- a CDS encoding Uma2 family endonuclease: MTITINQPIQQKPLSFDEFIGRYGGDNRYELIDGEVFDLEPTGKHEEVAAFITAKLCVQMDGTGLPWFVLQRGLLRPSNIGMTAFRPDVAVVDRDELSKELLWSEQSILTLGSSIKFVAEVVSSNWQNDYARKVEEYAVLGIPEYWIADYAGNGGTRYIGKPKQPTLSICALMNGEYDIQQFRGNQTINSLTFPNLKLTAEQVLRAGR
- a CDS encoding YggT family protein, translated to MTAVNLTVWILGPLLGLMTFLFIFRIILTWYPQVDLNRLPFNLIAWPTEPFLIPLRKLVSPIGGVDITPIIWVGIFSLLREILLGQQGLLTMMSRVS
- a CDS encoding succinate dehydrogenase/fumarate reductase iron-sulfur subunit, whose translation is MEVIYKIIRQQQNSAPVVQTYRLDTEPGNTILDCLNRIKWEQDGTLAFRKNCRNTICGSCAMRINGRSALACKENVGSELARLRKSTNAIPEITIAPLGNMPVIKDLVVDMNSFWNNLEAVAPYVSTAARQVPEREFLQTPQERSLLDQTGNCIMCGACYSECNAREVDPDFVGPHALAKAYRMVADSRDSDTTNRLENYNEGTKGVWGCTRCLYCDAVCPMEVAPLEQITKIKQEILTHKQASDSRSIRHRKVLVELVKAGGWIDERQFGVQVVGNYFKDLRGLLSLVPLGLRMIAKGKFPLSFEPSEGTEQVRSLIEAVKQVEGSGE
- the accC gene encoding acetyl-CoA carboxylase biotin carboxylase subunit codes for the protein MKFDKILIANRGEIALRILRACEEMGIATIAVHSTVDRNALHVQLADEAVCIGEPASGKSYLNIPNIIAAALTRNASAIHPGYGFLSENAKFAEICADHHIAFIGPTPEAIRLMGDKSTAKETMQKAGVPTVPGSDGLVETEQEGLAIAKDIGYPVMIKATAGGGGRGMRLVRSEDEFVKLFLAAQGEAGAAFGNAGVYIEKFIERPRHIEFQILADNYGNVIHLGERDCSIQRRNQKLLEESPSPALDSDLREKMGQAAVKAAQFINYTGAGTIEFLLDKSGNFYFMEMNTRIQVEHPVTEMVTGVDLLVEQIRIAQGERLRLTQDQVVLRGHAIECRINAEDPDHDFRPAPGRISGYLPPGGPGVRIDSHVYTDYQIPPYYDSLIGKLIVWGPDRATAINRMKRALRECAITGLPTTIGFHQKIMENHQFLEGNVYTNFIQEMKL